A portion of the uncultured Bacteroides sp. genome contains these proteins:
- a CDS encoding PspC domain-containing protein, giving the protein MNKQLTKSNNKQIAGVCGGLAEYFGFDYTITRLVYALLSVFTAFAGVIIYIILWLVMPEAERK; this is encoded by the coding sequence ATGAACAAGCAATTAACTAAATCCAACAACAAACAGATTGCTGGTGTATGCGGCGGATTAGCCGAGTATTTCGGATTCGATTATACCATCACCCGATTAGTATATGCTTTACTAAGCGTATTTACCGCATTTGCAGGTGTAATAATCTACATCATCTTGTGGCTTGTGATGCCTGAAGCTGAACGTAAATGA
- the miaB gene encoding tRNA (N6-isopentenyl adenosine(37)-C2)-methylthiotransferase MiaB has product MNELTGADFKSATADDNKKLFIETYGCQMNVADSEVVASVMEMAGYSVAETLDEADAVFMNTCSIRDNAEQKILNRLEHFYSLKKKKKHFIVGVLGCMAERVKDKLIEEHHVDLVVGPDAYLTLPDLVAAVEVGEKAINVELSTTETYEDVMPSRICSNHVSAFVSIMRGCNNFCTYCIVPYTRGRERSRDVVSILNEVKDLIDKGYKEVTLLGQNVDSYHFENEDGIITFPKLLRIVAEAAPGMRIRFSTSHPKDMCDETLQVIAEVPNVCKHVHLPVQSGSSRILKLMNRKYTREWYLDRVAAIKRIIPNCGLSTDLFCGFHSETDEDHQLSLSLMEECGYDAAFMFKYSERPGTYASKHLSDDIPEEVKVARLNEIIALQSRLSARSNSRCIGQTYQVLVEGVSKRSREQLVGKTEQNKVVVFNKGNHKIGDFVNVTITEASSATLKGEAID; this is encoded by the coding sequence ATGAATGAATTGACGGGAGCAGACTTTAAATCTGCAACTGCTGATGACAACAAGAAGTTGTTTATTGAGACTTATGGCTGCCAAATGAATGTGGCCGATAGCGAAGTGGTTGCCTCTGTGATGGAGATGGCGGGTTATTCTGTGGCTGAAACGCTCGATGAGGCTGATGCTGTGTTTATGAATACCTGTTCTATCCGCGACAATGCGGAACAAAAGATTCTGAATCGCTTGGAGCATTTTTATTCTTTAAAAAAGAAGAAGAAGCATTTTATCGTAGGTGTGCTGGGGTGTATGGCAGAGCGTGTGAAAGATAAGTTAATCGAAGAGCACCATGTTGATCTGGTGGTTGGACCGGACGCTTATTTGACTTTGCCTGATCTGGTGGCAGCTGTGGAAGTCGGTGAGAAAGCGATTAATGTAGAGTTGTCTACCACGGAGACTTATGAGGACGTGATGCCTTCTCGTATTTGTAGCAATCATGTCTCTGCATTTGTTTCCATCATGCGTGGTTGCAATAACTTTTGTACGTATTGCATTGTGCCTTATACCCGCGGACGCGAGCGCAGTCGTGATGTCGTTAGTATTCTTAATGAAGTGAAGGATCTTATTGATAAAGGATACAAAGAGGTGACGTTGCTTGGTCAGAATGTTGACTCCTATCATTTTGAAAATGAGGATGGCATTATTACATTCCCGAAACTGCTTCGTATAGTAGCCGAAGCTGCGCCCGGAATGCGTATTCGTTTTAGTACTTCGCATCCAAAGGATATGTGCGACGAAACGTTGCAAGTCATAGCCGAAGTGCCTAATGTTTGTAAGCATGTGCACTTGCCTGTACAGAGTGGTAGCTCGCGCATACTGAAATTAATGAATAGAAAATACACGCGTGAATGGTACTTGGATCGTGTAGCTGCTATTAAGCGGATCATACCTAATTGTGGATTGAGTACCGATCTCTTTTGTGGTTTTCATTCCGAAACGGACGAAGATCATCAGCTCTCCCTTTCATTGATGGAAGAGTGTGGTTACGACGCTGCGTTTATGTTTAAATATTCGGAACGTCCCGGAACGTATGCTTCTAAGCATTTATCCGATGATATTCCCGAAGAAGTGAAAGTGGCTCGCTTAAACGAAATCATAGCATTACAGAGTCGCTTGTCTGCTCGGTCGAATAGCCGTTGTATTGGCCAAACATACCAAGTGCTTGTTGAAGGAGTGTCTAAGCGTTCACGCGAGCAACTCGTTGGCAAGACTGAGCAAAATAAAGTAGTGGTATTCAATAAAGGAAACCACAAAATAGGCGATTTTGTAAACGTGACAATAACCGAAGCTAGTTCAGCGACTCTCAAAGGAGAGGCTATTGACTAA
- a CDS encoding ferrichrome ABC transporter substrate-binding protein — protein sequence MGDILQFLLIAGIIGIAIIRQVSKNKAEKTDATPRTPFPKGKEQQNTETTLPGNWEQWFPTELKNEQPRAETVIVAAAADSPPKKEKPLKKSAYSSLDRKNNPTPELSPPEAEKQDFGIHSAEDARRAIIWSEILQRKY from the coding sequence ATGGGAGACATCCTGCAATTTCTATTGATAGCGGGCATTATTGGCATCGCAATAATCAGACAAGTTAGCAAAAATAAAGCTGAGAAGACTGATGCAACTCCACGCACGCCTTTTCCTAAAGGGAAAGAACAGCAGAACACAGAAACAACTCTTCCTGGAAATTGGGAACAGTGGTTCCCTACAGAACTAAAAAATGAACAACCTCGTGCGGAAACGGTTATCGTTGCGGCAGCAGCTGATTCTCCTCCAAAAAAGGAAAAACCGTTAAAGAAATCCGCTTATTCTTCTCTCGACAGAAAAAACAACCCAACACCGGAGTTATCTCCACCCGAAGCTGAGAAACAAGATTTCGGCATTCACTCTGCAGAAGATGCTCGTAGAGCCATCATCTGGTCAGAAATACTTCAACGAAAGTATTAG